Part of the Flavobacterium okayamense genome, GCTTTTACACACATGAATTACGCCGTTTTTGAATCTTTACTCAACCAAGTAGGAAGTAACAATCACACGGCAACTAAACCATATTCATTTTCAGAAGTTGCTAAATATTACGATTTTCAAGCGGTATATGAGTCTTTAGCTAAACAGAAAGAAGGTTGGTGGGGAAGAAAACTTTGGAACGAACACACGGTTTCAATTAAAGGAGATAATTATTGGTTTATTGCGGATCCAATTTTAGACTTGCGTTTAGGTAAGGATACTGAAAGTGAATTGTCTAATACATTTGTAAACACAAGAGGAATAAATATTCAAGGAGGATTAGGAAAGCAAATTACTTTTTCTGCTTCAGTTTATGAAAGTCAGGGTCGTTTTGCTGATTATTACAATGCATATGCTGTTAGCATTCGCCCATCGGGTGGAAATCCTGCTATTATTCCAGGAATTGGAATTGCTAAAGAATTTAAAACAGATGCATTTGATTTCCCTATGGCAGAAGCTAATATAAAATTTAAGCCTAATGAAATTTTTGATTTGCAATTAGGGTATGGACGTAATTTTATAGGTGATGGATATCGCTCTTTATTACAAAGTGATGGAGTTAGTCCTTATCCTTATTTTAAAATTAATACTCAATTCTGGAAAATTAAATACACAAATACTTACATGTGGTTAAAGGATGTTCGACCTGATGTAACAATTGATGGAGCATACGCAACAAAATATATGGCTAGCCACTATTTAAGTTATAATGTGTCAAAAAGAATAAATATAGGTTTGTTTGAAAATGTAGTTTGGTCAAACAACAACCAAAGAGGCTTTGATATGAATTTTGTCAATCCAATTATATTTTATAGAGCTGTTGAGTTTGGTTCTTCATCTCGAGCAGGAAACGCTGTTATGGGTGCAACAGCAAAATATAAATGGAATAATCAAATTAATTTTTATGGGCAATTCTTATTGGATGAATTTGCAATAGGCGATGTTAAAGAAGGAAATAAAAGCTGGAGAAATAAATTTGGTTACCAGCTTGGAGCAAAATACTATGATGCTTTTAAGGTCAAAAACTTAATGTTACAACTAGAATACAATCATGTCCGTCCTTATGTGTATTCACACAGTAATCCATTAACAAATTATTCGCATAATAATTTAAGCATGGGGCATCAATGGGGTGGAAATTTTAGAGAATTAGTCGCGATTGCAAGATATTTTAAAGGAAGATATTTTGGAGAGGCAAAACTTACTTACGGGCAAAAAGGTTTTGATTTTAATGACGGAACAGATAATTTTAATTACGGTGGAAATATTTTCTTAAGTTATAATGATGATCGACCAAGAGATACTGGTGTAGTAATAGCTCAAGGAAATAAAACCAATATTATGATTGGAGAGTTACAAGTAGGTTATTTGGTAAATCCATCTTCAAATTTGAAAGTATTCGGAAATGTTTTAGTTCGTAATTTTGACCCTACAGCCGAAACGCCAACAACTATTCAAAATAATACAACTTGGTTTTCTATAGGTTTGCGAAGCGATTTGTTTAATTGGTATTTTGATTATTAAAATATAGTTTTCAAAAAACTAATCACTAATCACTAATTACTAATCACTAATTTAGTATCTTTGCGCGCAGTAAAATAAAGCATACGCTACGTTTTGAGCTCAGAAAATCAAACTATAACTAAACCAACACTTTATTCGAACTTTGTTGCGATAACTAAAGCTCGTTTATCTATTAGTGTTGTTGTTTCAACAATTGCAGGCTTTTTATTAGGTGTTGAGCAATGGGAGGCTAACCATTGGTTTGTCTTGTTGCTTTTAGTTATTGGCGGTTATTGTATGGTGGGCGCATCAAATGTTTTCAATCAAATTATTGAAAAGGATATCGACTCTTTAATGGAGCGCACAAAAAATAGACCACTTCCTTCTGGTCAAATGACCAATCAGTCGGCTTTAATTTTGGGAATTGCTTTAACATTAGTTGGGTTGATAATTTTGTTTACAATTAATCCAAAGACAGCAATGTTTGCTGCAATTTCTATTTTCATGTATGTGTTTTTATACACACCAATGAAATCAAAAACACCTTTATCTGTTTTTGTTGGGGCTTTTCCAGGGGCAATCCCTTTTATGTTAGGTTGGGTAGCAGCTACAGGCGATTTTGGAATTGAAGCAGGAACCCTTTTTATTATCCAGTTTTTTTGGCAATTTCCTCATTTTTGGGCTA contains:
- a CDS encoding gliding motility protein RemB; translation: MKKVVLLAFLFFAVLSWSQVSNEKLPVFKECESAPNEEQESCFYNTIQTFVYNNFKVSSNDSITKGTIYAVFEVDTIGNFKPLYIDAPSKELKSETEAVFSKLPKIQPATYSGRKVYAKFNLKIAIPLVEPTPYEAKSNNDNSQDKTNKELIDNSKELTEFEEVSNNYKDYENDQFKSDLNIAFTHMNYAVFESLLNQVGSNNHTATKPYSFSEVAKYYDFQAVYESLAKQKEGWWGRKLWNEHTVSIKGDNYWFIADPILDLRLGKDTESELSNTFVNTRGINIQGGLGKQITFSASVYESQGRFADYYNAYAVSIRPSGGNPAIIPGIGIAKEFKTDAFDFPMAEANIKFKPNEIFDLQLGYGRNFIGDGYRSLLQSDGVSPYPYFKINTQFWKIKYTNTYMWLKDVRPDVTIDGAYATKYMASHYLSYNVSKRINIGLFENVVWSNNNQRGFDMNFVNPIIFYRAVEFGSSSRAGNAVMGATAKYKWNNQINFYGQFLLDEFAIGDVKEGNKSWRNKFGYQLGAKYYDAFKVKNLMLQLEYNHVRPYVYSHSNPLTNYSHNNLSMGHQWGGNFRELVAIARYFKGRYFGEAKLTYGQKGFDFNDGTDNFNYGGNIFLSYNDDRPRDTGVVIAQGNKTNIMIGELQVGYLVNPSSNLKVFGNVLVRNFDPTAETPTTIQNNTTWFSIGLRSDLFNWYFDY
- the cyoE gene encoding heme o synthase encodes the protein MSSENQTITKPTLYSNFVAITKARLSISVVVSTIAGFLLGVEQWEANHWFVLLLLVIGGYCMVGASNVFNQIIEKDIDSLMERTKNRPLPSGQMTNQSALILGIALTLVGLIILFTINPKTAMFAAISIFMYVFLYTPMKSKTPLSVFVGAFPGAIPFMLGWVAATGDFGIEAGTLFIIQFFWQFPHFWAIGWFLYDDYKKAGFCMLPTGERDKKTAFQTIFYTIWTVLASIIPAFGFTGRLYLTKISAGIVLLLGIWMLFYALKLYKEMDKAAARKLMIVSVSYISLLQLIYVLDKFIR